The following proteins are co-located in the uncultured Draconibacterium sp. genome:
- a CDS encoding 2-oxo acid dehydrogenase subunit E2 encodes MSSINYNSNWRKVASTIYKKPTDSKIYGTVELDVTDLEKYISKRRKEGVKTTLTYILTLIVGRAIRQDVPELNTYVKRGKIKQREQVDATVSVLLPGGEMGSVKVENADQLTIKEITDLIAGRIRDSRKGSENDTMQSKGMLASFPWPFRKWLFRLYRTITIDWGMSLPGIGLDSNSFGSYVMSNIGTVGLDTGFGSLLPSSNVSFVMVLGNVVKKPAVVNDEIVPRRLMLLAATLDHRVVDGSHGGRMFRTIKYLIKHPEILETTPDPSKAAF; translated from the coding sequence ATGAGTTCTATTAACTATAATTCAAATTGGCGCAAAGTGGCGTCAACAATTTATAAAAAACCCACCGATTCTAAAATCTACGGTACCGTTGAGTTAGATGTAACCGATCTGGAAAAATACATTTCGAAGAGACGTAAGGAAGGTGTAAAAACCACTTTAACTTACATCTTGACTTTGATTGTTGGTCGTGCCATTCGGCAAGATGTTCCTGAATTAAACACCTACGTAAAACGCGGTAAAATTAAACAACGCGAACAAGTTGATGCCACGGTAAGTGTTTTGCTTCCCGGAGGAGAAATGGGTTCGGTAAAAGTTGAAAATGCAGATCAACTCACCATAAAAGAGATAACTGATTTAATTGCAGGTAGAATTCGGGACTCGCGGAAAGGTTCTGAAAATGATACCATGCAATCAAAAGGAATGCTTGCATCTTTTCCCTGGCCTTTCAGAAAATGGCTTTTTAGATTGTACCGAACAATAACCATTGACTGGGGAATGTCGTTGCCCGGAATTGGTCTCGATTCAAACAGTTTTGGTTCATACGTAATGTCTAATATCGGCACGGTTGGTTTAGATACCGGTTTTGGATCGCTGCTCCCTTCGTCAAACGTATCGTTTGTTATGGTACTGGGTAATGTTGTAAAAAAGCCGGCTGTTGTAAACGACGAAATTGTACCCCGCCGTTTAATGTTGCTTGCAGCCACACTCGACCACAGGGTGGTTGATGGTTCGCATGGAGGAAGAATGTTCCGGACCATTAAATACCTGATTAAACATCCCGAAATTTTGGAAACCACACCCGACCCTTCAAAGGCAGCTTTTTAG